Proteins encoded together in one Juglans regia cultivar Chandler chromosome 9, Walnut 2.0, whole genome shotgun sequence window:
- the LOC108993787 gene encoding cell wall protein IFF6 has translation MENNQQSFWHFTDQLRVQASNLANLSVNESVWSTNQGTKMPNERRNFDIRVGGELNSLRNLNPKGSEFNGFSDGWNILKLKGSELNGFNDGLNSLKPKGSDGFNDGWNCLKSNGSDFNGVNDGWSSLKSEGSAFNGINDGWNSFKPKMTDFNGSNDGWKTGLSGTGGGPVFGGFQKISGTNGGFNKGIYNIDVKGLKSGVKGEDDRGGKAGKKNGNGNKKNSGENNNDSKDSNGALDKRFKTLPQSESLPRNETVGGYIFVCNNDTMQENLKRQLFGLPPRYRDSVRAITPGLPLFLYNYSTHQLHGIFEAASFGGTNIDPTAWEDKKCPGESRFPAQVRVLTRKLCEPLEEDSFRPILHHYDGPKFRLELSIPEALSLLDVFGYLQNQNKTLEQQTTYACTLI, from the exons ATGGAGAATAATCAGCAATCGTTTTGGCACTTCACTGATCAGCTTCGGGTACAGGCCTCGAATTTGGCGAACCTTTCGGTCAACGAGTCCGTTTGGAGCACTAATCAAGGTACGAAGATGCCCAACGAAAGGAGGAATTTTGATATTAGGGTTGGTGGAGAGCTTAATTCTCTGAGAAACTTGAATCCAAAAGGTTCCGAATTTAATGGGTTCAGTGATGGGTGGAACATTCTCAAGCTTAAGGGATCTGAGCTTAATGGATTCAATGATGGGTTGAACAGTCTCAAGCCAAAGGGATCTGACGGATTCAACGATGGGTGGAACTGTCTGAAGTCAAACGGGTCTGATTTCAATGGAGTCAATGATGGCTGGAGCAGTCTGAAGTCAGAGGGGTCTGCTTTCAATGGGATCAATGATGGTTGGAACAGTTTCAAGCCGAAGATGACTGATTTTAATGGGTCCAATGATGGATGGAAGACTGGGCTTAGCGGCACTGGAGGTGGTCCAGTATTTGGCGGATTTCAGAAGATTTCTGGGACTAATGGTGGCTTCAACAAGGGGATTTATAATATTGATGTGAAGGGGCTCAAAAGTGGTGTTAAGGGTGAGGATGATCGTGGAGGAAAAGCTGGGAAAAAGAATGGCAATGGTAATAAGAAGAATAGTGGTGAGAATAATAATGATAGCAAGGACAGTAACGGTGCTTTGGACAAGAGGTTCAAGACACTTCCGCAATCTGAGTCTCTGCCTAGGAATGAAACCGTCGGTGGGTATATCTTTGTCTGCAACAACGATACTATGCAAGAGAATCTCAAAAGACAGCTCTTTG GTCTGCCTCCACGTTACCGAGATTCTGTTCGGGCTATAACTCCAGGCTTGCCACTCTTCCTTTACAATTACTCCACTCACCAACTCCATGGAATTTTTGAG GCTGCAAGCTTTGGAGGAACAAACATTGATCCAACGGCTTGGGAGGACAAAAAGTGCCCCGGCGAATCACGCTTCCCTGCTCAG GTTCGAGTTCTTACCAGGAAACTCTGTGAGCCATTGGAGGAGGACTCCTTCAGGCCAATTCTTCACCATTATGATGGCCCTAAATTCCGTCTCGAACTAAGCATACCGGAGGCACTTTCTCTCCTGGATGTATTTGGCTATTTGCAGAACCAGAACAAAACGCTTGAGCAACAGACTACATATGCATGCACACTGATATGA
- the LOC108993809 gene encoding uncharacterized protein LOC108993809 isoform X2, whose translation MGVYLVSVPAPHHQSLVSQPPPFISSSSAWLHGLTTTPFRYPSKLTIPHCSSSTSSAIVEEGPPPPPTHALPDQSEFLTNDADKLPPRGCKGCGREEMEKGCNGEGRIQGGIATIPGFGWWPIKAYRPCPGFLASGGRYRRQGQSMDEVAFGRGERRTSSEVQSR comes from the exons atggGAGTATACCTAGTCTCAGTTCCAGCACCTCATCATCAGAGCTTAGTCTCCCAACCTCCTCCTTTCATTAGCAGCAGTAGCGCATGGTTGCATGGCTTAACAACGACTCCCTTTCGATACCCTTCTAAGCTCACCATCCCTCACTgctcttcttcaacttcttctgcTATTGTAGAAGAGGgccctcctcctccaccaactCATGCACTTCCTGACCAGTCAGAGTTTCTCACTAATGACGCTGACAAACTCCCTCCGAG GGGTTGTAAGGGCTGTGGGAGAGAGGAAATGGAGAAGGGATGCAACGGTGAGGGTAGGATTCAAGGTGGGATTGCAACAATTCCAGGCTTTGGCTGGTGGCCAATAAAGGCTTACAGACCTTGCCCTGGATTTTTGGCATCTGGTGGTAGATATAGGCGACAAGGGCAAAGCATGGATGAGGTTGCCTTTGGAAGGGGGGAGAGAAGGACTAGCAGTGAGGTTCAGTCAAGGTAA
- the LOC108993809 gene encoding uncharacterized protein LOC108993809 isoform X1, translated as MGVYLVSVPAPHHQSLVSQPPPFISSSSAWLHGLTTTPFRYPSKLTIPHCSSSTSSAIVEEGPPPPPTHALPDQSEFLTNDADKLPPRGCKGCGREEMEKGCNGEGRIQGGIATIPGFGWWPIKAYRPCPGFLASGGRYRRQGQSMDEVAFGRGERRTSSEVQSSKESKGRSKEI; from the exons atggGAGTATACCTAGTCTCAGTTCCAGCACCTCATCATCAGAGCTTAGTCTCCCAACCTCCTCCTTTCATTAGCAGCAGTAGCGCATGGTTGCATGGCTTAACAACGACTCCCTTTCGATACCCTTCTAAGCTCACCATCCCTCACTgctcttcttcaacttcttctgcTATTGTAGAAGAGGgccctcctcctccaccaactCATGCACTTCCTGACCAGTCAGAGTTTCTCACTAATGACGCTGACAAACTCCCTCCGAG GGGTTGTAAGGGCTGTGGGAGAGAGGAAATGGAGAAGGGATGCAACGGTGAGGGTAGGATTCAAGGTGGGATTGCAACAATTCCAGGCTTTGGCTGGTGGCCAATAAAGGCTTACAGACCTTGCCCTGGATTTTTGGCATCTGGTGGTAGATATAGGCGACAAGGGCAAAGCATGGATGAGGTTGCCTTTGGAAGGGGGGAGAGAAGGACTAGCAGTGAGGTTCAGTCAAG CAAGGAAAGCAAAGGAAGGTCCAAGGAGATTTAA
- the LOC108993746 gene encoding uncharacterized protein LOC108993746, with product MGNCTLKGVTGDCHNSIRILTDFGVVLQFRGPITAWEILNEHLGYGIFRQGQASSSVRDLERLTGGRLYYILPVVKEENVLCSSKDTEQVQNRRAIEELEAEWLNVIELAKKSLGAASDAIEDLANGSTMEVLPSAGDGVWRVKLVIDTKQWEEILSEQVNTEALIERIRMAASSASLTPKRTKGAAWGMGLKPTLSNLFKMPS from the coding sequence ATGGGGAATTGCACTCTCAAAGGGGTCACTGGGGACTGTCACAACTCTATCAGGATTCTGACTGATTTCGGGGTTGTACTACAATTTAGAGGCCCTATTACAGCTTGGGAAATTCTTAACGAACACCTCGGGTATGGAATATTCCGGCAGGGTCAAGCATCATCATCGGTGCGGGACCTCGAGCGCCTAACCGGAGGCCGATTGTACTATATACTTCCAGTTGTTAAGGAGGAGAATGTGTTATGCAGCAGTAAGGACACTGAACAAGTGCAAAACAGAAGGGCCATTGAGGAATTGGAGGCCGAGTGGTTGAATGTGATTGAGTTAGCCAAAAAATCTCTAGGGGCAGCATCCGATGCTATCGAGGATTTGGCAAACGGTTCGACAATGGAGGTGCTGCCATCAGCCGGAGATGGAGTTTGGAGAGTGAAGTTGGTGATAGACACAAAACAATGGGAGGAAATCTTGTCTGAGCAAGTGAATACTGAGGCTTTGATCGAGAGAATAAGGATGGCTGCAAGCTCAGCTAGCCTAACACCAAAGAGAACAAAGGGTGCTGCTTGGGGAATGGGTTTGAAGCCAACACTTTCCAATCTCTTCAAAATGCCATCTTGA